A region of the Amphiprion ocellaris isolate individual 3 ecotype Okinawa chromosome 22, ASM2253959v1, whole genome shotgun sequence genome:
aacaacaaatgagacaattttcaacaaattaatgaaactgatgtcatttaaaactatcagtctggtctagtgtcaaattaaagctgattactgacaactagaacattaacgttactgttttaatcacatttaagtttcctgaacattacattaatgtcaaccagccacagttttatgaacttaatgaaccacattacaggaacacaacacacttcagctgtttacatgaacctcaacacattagcttgatgctacgttagctttaatcaggctacgactgagcagctagctcggttagcatcgctaacattaaagctaatatttactatgctaactttcttctctggtcaacacacactgaaacaaactccaccaacatctggagtgcatggcacacattacatctgacactaaagctgcatataaagtgcaataaaagcggcaccgatacaaaaataaacatttacttaccgaactatcagagtcctgtcagtgtctgctggtagaatcagccgaaggcagaaaactggttaaaacaagccaacgggcaggaaaactgtctgtggaaaatgttctgctgctgcaccgataaataaaccaacagttattatatcagaattaatccaaacaaggagagcagagtctctgctgcctcctccatatgacctgtcaatcattccagaccggacagtcaatcaagtaaccccgccccctggctttgcaaaactttaaagctctataaaaaattcagtatttatttaggatcggccacctgatctctcattttgaccatgaaaactaacgaaaaaaaaatgtatatacaatCTATGCAcctactctgtttggctccacgcttgctgatgaccacttccggtctcagaaaatgaaaaaactgaccttttttcgtttctgtctcttactgactttactttcttgttattctaaaaataaaatgaaaatcaaagcatttaaaaaaaatcgtatcGTCGATcacgaaaaggaaaaacgccttgaatgtcaattttagtattttaaaacgaaaatcaaataaccactcggtttttgtttttcaatacccgtttcagaacggaaaatccaattaccagatccgtacacggatcATTGTGTAAAGTGAGATACCTGGTTAGTTATTCAGAAGGTCGGTTTCTCTTTCACTTACTCCTACAAGAATGCATTCAAATACATATAAAGATACacacgaaaaaaaaaatcttaaagggCATATCAAGTTCTTCCTATTTTAATTCGTTACCTCCATCTAGTGGTCACTGTTTCATAATACAAACTTCTAAAACGACAGTCTTCTGACAAAAATGCTTGTCCAATttaaatcataaatccagttCAGTGAATTCAATCATAGTTGGCATCCCGTTTCAACAAAATATTATCAGAAGTCAAAGAAAACACCAGCGctgtttttcttgcatttctgttctgtgcatgtgacagaaaaaaacaacattttattacaatttaaaagcatcaaatactttcaaaattctgatcactgtattttttttggtcaaaagaCAAACAATACCTATTTAAAGCACATGTACCATTTATAAATCAATAGCACATCAGAGTTAAATGATCCTTTTATATTTCAGAATGACACTTTTCTTTGCAAGGCTCTCCACCAATTGCTGACCAGGACATTATTGTGACAAAGTTTAAACCAACCATAATTACTGATGTTTAACAAAACAAcctttaatattaaattaaatcaaaatcttcatttttttctattaacacacacaccttcctTTTAGACacacatttatcacattttcatAATACTGAGACAGTGAATTGACACTTGAGATCAGCCATTATCTTATCTGTTATCTTCCACAATGATGTTCCGTCTTGGGTAGGTGTCTATTTCCACAAATATATAACGAAACTCATATTTCCCAGTTTCAGGattctgaaaaatgacaaacggGAAGCTGAATGATTAAACACCATCTGAGTTTGgcagacaacaacaataaaaaaataaataaatcattattaaaaagtttttaattcTCTCCTCTGTACATGTAATCTCTACTGTCCCACATGAAATTACTTGCAGTTTTTGGCATACTCGTTAAATGTACAAATCATATTTGCTTACTGCTTTTACTGGCCCTTAGTAAGTCACATGTATTTCATAAGCTGCATTTTGGATTGCAAAAACACCAACCTCTTTAGATTCTGAGTGCACAGTTCCTTTCAGGCCTGGCTCTGACCCTTCGATGTAAAACTTGAGTCTCATGTGCTTCAGTCCATCCTTCAGGTACTCCAGGTGACTGaggtggaaacacaaacagattaaaaatgccGAGTACAACCACCACACAGATGTTTACTTATGCAAAGCCTAATTAAAGCTCAAATACACAACATAAGAGGGtgtctttgttgaatttattAATACTCCAGCGCTTGTTTAACAGAATAGCAAAATTCCCACCTGACTTGCTGCCTCCTCCCTCGACGAGTGGTTTCACCATAACACTTGATTGGTTCCCCAAATGCACCAATCACCTACACAAGATACTTAtttaatcccaaaggaaattcctgttccagatattgctcagaagaaacacaacaacataaGAATAATAAAGTGCCTAATAGAAAAAGCAATAGAATGTAAGCGTGATACGttaccaaaaataaatacaaagtaaAATTCCACCTCTATTCCCTTGATGCTTATTTTGTTTAGAGTGGCCCTATGCCTCCTGAACTCTATCATCAACTCCCTAGTTGCTGTGATGTTTAGTTGTAGGTGGTCTAATTCACAGCACTCCACAAAACTGTTCATAAATTATGCACTCTCAGCTAACAAAAAAGCTTTTGTGCATGTTACTCATCAACAGATCGCTGGAATtgcacttttttattttagtcaCATGCTGTCCTTAGATTATCATACTGCTCAGAAGGAAGATGCTGTTTAGTAGTTTTTAAACACTTTCTTACCTCGGGGTGCGACTTGACTTTGTCGAAGGCTTTTCCGTAGACTTTATTTGGACTTGTGGAAGAAAACAGCTCCTGGAACACCACATATAAAAGCCcacctaaaacacaacacaacaacaaagcatGTCTGTACCTATATCTACTGAAGATTAATTGGAACGTTTGGGGCTGTTTATGGTTATATTCACCTGTCACGCCAAGTCCGATGAGTACAACTATCAAGTAGGTGAAGTCTCTGCCAGCCTCTTTGACTGCAAGACATTGAGCATGGTGGTTATTAGGGAGTCAGGCAACAGCAACAGCTTGGTATATTATAAACATTTATTACTGAACATTTAGTctaacaaatgaaaacaagtgtttgttttattcagtAAATAACTGGCATGTAGACCAGACAGATAATTTGAAGACATCGCCTCGTTCAATGgatttttctgtcagattcattcaatttatagattttaattgatctttaaaatactacattaaTCACTGATAACACCACTGCCTGCAGAGGAAAAGTACTGAAATACAgttaacaaaaatataaacacagtatGCAATATTTTGATAAATTTCATTCTTTCCTTTTAAGATAAAGGAATACTTATTTGCTGTTTCCACACGTGacatctctacaacagaatgaGCGTCCTGAAGCAACAAAGCATGCACTGTATTGGAAATGACAATGGGCAGATGAAGAGTGGGGTGAtagagcagaaaataaaagtcaGTACTGGGTCACAGATCTGCAACACATTTCCCCACTCTGCCTGAAGGGCTTGGAGAAGTTAACAGACATTGTGGGGGACATGACTGCTTTTTCGGACACATCAACACAGCATCATGTCGCAGGATATCTATCAAACCATGCACCATTTCTTAGGAGTTGTACTGACATGCTTGCATCCAACATGCCAAGTTTACCTAGTCAACTGTGGCATCATATTACTTGAATAAAGTTGCTTTTTAAAGTGGCCTTTTATAATCACCAGTCAAAAGAGTGTCtgtgtgctgctggtgttgtcCTTTAAAGGTGTGCATTAACTCAGCAGTGGAGAGAAACTTTGTGTGGCTAAATTTAACCTTTTCCTAATGATGATGatagaaattaaactttaaactttctATATATTGCAGAAAAGAGGCCATTTGCATTCTGTGTTTGCATTATCATGCAATCAAGCTCTTTGAAAGCAGTGCACAGATTAAGGGACAACTCAAATCATTTGTCTTTGCCCTGCATACCTTTTTGTGTAGCTGAAGGCTTTGGGCTTCCACTCTGATACGTGGAGACCGACTTGTCTCTGTCCTCGGGGCTGCTTTTATTTCTGGCTGTGAAGTCCAGAGAGAAACTCCGTCTGTGTGCTTGGATGAAGCAGCTCACTACAGATAAAGGAGCCTCTGGTCCTCTGTGGAAAGCCAGTCTCGACACTGTAGACACCGTCCTGTTCGGGTGGATGACCCCGTTGATCTGCGCCAGTTTGCATTTGTGCACGGAGAGCTGTGTCGCTGTGTGTTGTAGACTTCGGTGCAGGACTTTCAGAATTTGCGTGTAAGCCATGATTACGGCTAGCAAACAGAGCTAGTTTGTTCTGTAGCACGGTCAACAGATAGATAAAGCTAGAAAAGCTACAACTACTACCCTACAGTACGGTATAATTACATGAAAGTGGTTTATTATGTACAACACCAACTTACAACCCTAACCTACTTTGCAGCAGGTCGGTCTGTCATCAAATTGTGCCACAGAGGCGCATGGTGTTGACGTCACTCACAGTTAAAGACGAAGCACCAAATATCAGTCGCTCTGATTCTACGTCACCAAGTCCTGgtaattgttttttattagtttttaataaCATAAACTTGACTAGAGCATGAATGGGGGAAAACTCAggcttttaaatgaaacaaactaatCTGATAATCAAGTTCAGTTCTGAAAacgttttatttttatcttttaaaaaacattttaacctAATAAGGAGGACTAAATGGAAACTGGATCTGGAGGTCAACTTAGCACAGCAACTACCGCTGAAAGTTGGTAAACTGTTTTATGCCATAACAACTGATTCAAAGCCACTGTGGCAACAGGCTTTGAACACATGGCGATATGAAATTGAACAACCAACTATCCTGCTACAAAActaacaacacacaaaaactaaagaaagagaaaagagaaccACACCTGAGTAATCTGTATGTTTAGCATCCTTTCACTTTACACAGTTGTTTGATCTGTTGCAGAGGTTGACCAATAACCAATGTTACTTTCAGGACTAATTTTGAAATTAGTAATCAATAACATTAATAACTGATAATTGGGTACAGATAAAGAATTgcagtaaaaatctaaatcttgtGATAAATTGTGCTGTCAAAattcaaaataacacaaacaccaacaaaaaactATGCTGAaatgcctttgtttttttttttttttttttttaaagttttacataTTTGAATTAATAGAGAACTTTTAAGCTTCAGTCTATTAGAATTGATAAGCTATTGCTCTTGCTGTTTAACCATGGGATAGTGCCAAAGATCGCAGAAATGTGACTACAGATGGCTATAGGtagctgcatcagagccacagtagcacatttttaaatgaatttcttTTAGTCAATTatgagtttaaataaaaaataacgcCAGGTATATGTAAGAATGCTAAATATCATATCCAGTAATCAGCCAGGCCAATCTCTAATCTATTGTCatacaaatattaaatgtaGCTGCTTTATGGGGCGTACTGTGCAAAATGTTTAGGTAATTTTGATGTAAAGATTCCTATACATCAAGAAGGGATTTGTTCAGTTCCAAACTAGCATGACAACAAATCCAAGCATACAGCCAGAGTCATAAAGAACTTCTATCAGcgacaagaagaacaaggagtcctgcaacagatggtctgATCCTCACAGAGCCCTGATCTGAACATCCTGGAGTCTGTGTGGGATTACATTAAGAGACACAAGACACAGAGAGCCTGAATCCACGGAAGAACTGAGGCAAAATCTCCAAGATGCTCAAACAAACTATGTGCAACGTCTCTCAAAAAAGTGAGTGTGTAAGACAGTTTTCAATATAATGGACAAAAAGGcatgaaaaaagtaataatgCCTTTGcttttggaaaacacatttgctTTATGGTCAAAAATAAGTTGCATCTAAGTATGATGCATTTCATCTTGTCAAATCTCATATATTAAACGGCATATATCTGCCTCTTGTGTGAAATGTTGAAATAGTTCAATATATGCTCTTCAAGGTTATAAAAAATTGTACTAATTTCCAGCGAGAGAAACAACACATGACAATGAAAATCTTTAGGCTCATAAAAAgtcatcacaataaaatcagtAAACGTTGGTTTATTGAAAACATTCATTCCAGCATTTTCTTAATgtgttttcaaataaatatgcatatggatataaaaaaaacacaatgcaatGAATTTTGTCaagaaggcaaaaaacaaaagggTAAAAGTATCAGTAAAATTGTGAACAAATAAAGGTTAGTTGGTGGGCCAGTAGACTCATGAATGCACCCATTAATGAggtttaatgtcactttatttcATACATCCGGTTCTGTTGTCTTCTCAACAGGTCTTTCAATAActgtttgatataaaaacaacCTGATACTCTATACTGTAAAGACATGACATCAAAATAGGAAATATGTGAAACCAGCAGCTGAAATATGCAATTTCATATATTAATCGTTAcatgaaaatgatttaaaaaaacctgattctgttgttgtttttttctccatgaacAACTTTACATTAAAGGTACTCTAtttttccaaaaagaaaaacaaaaacaaacaaactttcaGTCCTGCgtctgaaattttcagtgcTCCATTCAAACCTAGGCAGGCATGGAGCACAGGTTGGGGGAAATTCACCTTCTATAGTCCAAAGCGACAAAGAAAACTTAATGCATACATcacaaaccttttttttaaaaaaaaaaagaattttctcATCACAGCACTCTACATTGGTAAAGTTGCTCAGGGCAACGGTTGACTCAAGATGCAAATGGGGGAGAAACCTTAGCTCCGAATCCTGTCAAACTTGGCAAGATGCAGAGGAATGATGCATCTGTCTGATGTATCTGCAGAGAAATGAAAACACTATTACTTTAAGTCTGCTCTAGGCCCTACACTTTTCTCATCTACTGCCTGGGCTGCTTGCGATCGAATTGATTCAGACTTACTTAATTAGTGGTGTGTCGGCCTCCATCTAGAAAGTGGCAGATGAATTTGTGactttgagtgtgtgtgtgtatgtgtgtgtgtgtttaagagaAAGAGtaaagaggagaaagacagagaaagcaGGATGAGTATATGTGCTGGCTGCGCTGAACATTCTTCAAATTTACGTGCTGACAGAAATGTAAAGCAGAGAGACAACGCACAGAACAATGTgtgtacacaaaaaaaaatattttattcagtatttGCAGGAATATATGTCTGTGTGCATATGGGAGAAGAGAAGACTGGATAGCATGGATGTAAATAATACATACATGACattgaacacagaaaaataatgtagacATAGATGGTAAATACCATTAAAATCGccacagtaagaaaaaaatagacaatgaCAGTAAGAAACAAGATATGCAAGagtgtgtgatttgtgtgtgttgatgtcATTGTGCTCAGAGGTGCTGATCTCACTTTCCACATAatgcaggttgtttttttctctccttcagtTTCTTATAAAACCAGCCTGCCAGCACAGAGTATAATTAAAATgcaaggctgctgctgctcctctgcagTATATATGGGATAAATCTCAtcaggacaaaacacaaaaagtcaaTTAACTTGTCTGTCAGATGCCTCGATTACCTGGGATTATTTAAACCGTCTGGAACTGATTTTATTGTCCTGCTTGATGAAACTAATCCTTTTTGGTTTGAGTCTGGTCTCCCTCTGCAGCAAATCAGtcacaacaaacagcaacatcTAAAAACGTATGATTGTGAGACGAGGATGGTGTGTGCTGACAGTTTGAGGACACACTAAACGGACAGAGGAACTGCTGACcaaaaagccaataaaacaaaagaagaaggtgaagctttattgttatttattttataaagcaTCAGTAAAATCAGCCCTGAAAGATAATTTGAATAACTGTAAAAACGGTCATTCTTTCAGTTTGCCTTAGTAGAAAAGTCTGTTTTAATACAAAGATATTAAGCTCCTACAGTAAAAGAGAGTTAGACGTCAAACAGACTTGAAGTAAATATGTTTGCCCGAAAAAGCAAGTAgtctttattaaaataaaaacacatgtcAAAAAGTTAGTCAGCATATTCAAAAGGGAGTCGGAGTTAAAATGAATATGTCAGGAATTTATTTGCGTGATGCTCTAATGATTTAGCGAAGCAACAACATGCAGATGCTTTTAAAATTCCATCTTATGCCCATATGACTTATGTATTAGTAGATGGCTGTTTTCCATATTTTAATGTTAGTATGCTAATGCTTTAATGGATATAGAAGCATGCAGAAGCCATACAACTCGGCCTTGATTTGTTATCCAAATTAAACTGCTTCTTGTTGCTCCAACAGAGTTAAATTCAATCAGGTTAGTAATTAGTTCAGTTTAATTCCAATTTTCACTAAAATAAGTCTTTCTAGATTTAACAAACTGCAAGCACCTAAAATTTGCTATTAAAATCATAATATGTTTGCTActaatttgaaaaatacatgCTTAAAAATTAACTTGAAGATGTTTGATCACATTCATTTTGTTATCAGTGAGGACTCTATGACAATGGCAGATATGTAACGTGTATGTGACGTCCCAAATCTAAAGTTCAGTAATCGTGTTCATTGTAAAGGTCCATATCTTTACAGCAAGACAAAACATCTGGATTGACTACAGTGAGTAGAGCACAGAGCTGACTGATTTCCCAAACCTTCCCGCTTCACAGCATTGCAGCTGGAGTGTTTTCATCTAGTCCTTTGTGTTCATCTTTGTACATGAATACACATTCAGTATCCTTTCGTCAAAGCGTCCcttcatcatcagcatcatgcTGGTGTAAATCTCCGCTCCGCTTTTTCATATGTCAGTGAGGCCCGTTCGTACTGATCCAGGATTGCACTATTCTCAAGAAGTCTACATGATGGAGACAATGCAACATAATGTAGAACataagcagacacacacacatatcaagacggcacatttttcacagtaaaagacaaaacaatgggTAGCACTTTATGTGACTTCTCCATTATATGCAGGCATGAAGCTGCAAGCATGGCCTTGTGTAGCTCTGCATTGCTTTTTGTATTAAATTTAACTCTTAATTACCAAACAAATTAAATGCCAGCAATTGCATACATCCAAAATGTATGCATTTCATTGATTATTTTCTAATGTGCTTTTTGCAACTTCATGAAAGCACAGTCATGGAGCATATACACATGAAATGTTACACACAGGCATAAGTACTATGCTTCATAATTAACCAAACATAAAATCAAATACAACAACTGACACAAATCATGCAAGTCTACAGAGGACTTCTGTATAAGTGTGTGCTGAGTAAAGATTAAGGATTTAAATGATCTCAATGTGCTTTTTTAGTGTGTGCAAAAGAAAATCCATTGATGTagtttaatgaaaacatttgggaTTACATCTGCTTTTACTTGTGCTTTTATGTGAACTTGACAAGTTTCTTAACATTAATGACACAAATGATTTGCTCTAGGCCTACTAGGAGAAACGTGAAGGGGTTAGACATATTAACTGATAACAGCTTCAACTAAAGATGATTGGAAAGGTCCATGCTAATGAATATCCACTGAGTGACACAATGTATGTCTTCAAGGGAAGAGGACATACAGTAAACTTGAGCATCACAAAGACTTCAAACAAACTCACTAAGAGGGCAAGATGGCTGCAAGCAAGAAAACCATCTTGGTGAAAATgaacgattaaaaaaaaaaaaaaaaacacaacataacaacataaaaaaataaaatataaacctgtgcaaaaatcacagaaaaggaaaaaaataaaaagaacttACATAAAAGTATATACTGACTGGGCAAATGATGACTACACAACAACATATAAAGATGTTGATTGTTGGATAAGGGTGCTTACCTTGAGATTGTCTCTTAGACCCTAGTTGTGTTGTACTCTGATTCATGTTTGCTCAAAGAGCCAATGAGGCAGAACCTGAAATGTCATGGCTCTTTCATTTAATATCAAACTTGTTTTGCATAGAGAGGTCAGAATGCATAATGTGCTACATAACAGCAATAAACTTCATTAGTGCTTTGATGGCCTCTAAGAGCCTCGCATGCAGATTTGTAGAAAATGAATACAGTCAGGAACACTCTGGAAAGGGCACATAGAAAGTGCATGCAGGAAAATCttgcattttcagtattttctcaaAAACCTGTACTCTGATACCTTCACATAGCGATTTTGTAAACATATACAGTTGCCTTTCAAGCAGTCAAGGTGCAAGTACATAGTAaaatacttctttttttctgtagaaaATCTTAGTCATGCCAAAATGTTGAGCTATAGAATATATATTCAGTATCACAGTTAGGAATACAAATGCATATTTTAGAATAATTTGCATTCATGTCAATGATATCTCTATGAGGCACCGATTCAAGCCCTTGTGTCACAGTCAAAAGTGGAATTAACACCTACTTAAATGAGGTCTGTATTTGCTTAAAGATCTCCGACAAACCTCAAAGTGCAGTAGAATTTATGGTAAGTTATCTATAAATCATCTTTCAAGGAAAACTAACTGGGGGCGTTTGACATGTTCAAGGATGAGCATGCAAGAAGAAAcatgtttgtttgattttagcCCTTTCTGAAAAGTTTTAAATGGTAGAAAAAGGGGGAAATAACAAGGatcaatgcaaaaatgaaggtTATCATAATCTTAAAAAAATcatgagaggaagaggaagagcaaAGCTAAAATAAGaggaacacaaaaataaatgtaaatatccCAAACAAATTTTCAAACTGTATCCCCATAGTTAACTCTAGGGTTGCTGTTCTTCCCTCATCAGAAATCTATGGATACTGACCGCTGTACTGCCTTTTCGTGGCGTGAAAGCCGGTGGCTGGTGGTGGGAACTTCTTCCAGGTCGTCGTCCAGGTCACATTCATTGTCCGCTGCCTCCTGTGAGTAGCTGTGCTTCATGACCAAGATGCTCCTGCGGTTTCCCGTGGCCGGCAGCAAGGGCCGCACCGCCATGGGCTGTGGGAGATCTGTGAGCAGAGTGGCGGCCGCCGCGTCACGGGCGCTCAGGTTGCCACGGCTACCCCGTCCACTGAGCGACAGCTGGGATATGTGCGCGGAGCCGGGGTTGGATGAGGAGCCACAGTGGTGGTCGTGGACGCAGCGTGAGGAGGCACGGCGGAGGGCGTGGTAGTTCTCAAAGTCTTCCGCCAGGTCGACTAGGTCTGCTGAGGCCGCTGTGGGTGTGGTGGCACTCCGTAAAGTACACAGCTCATAGTGAGGGGGCTCAAAGACCTCCTGGAACATGGTGGGGTCAAAGTCCTCACGCCgcaaaatgtactttttgcgCGGCTGCTTGATCTGGACGATGACGGAGacgatgaggaggatgaggacgaTGCAGCAGGTCACGCCAATTATGGTCCCGtttgtgttgttcaggttgtcCAGGATGTTGGCTTTCCTCTTCTCTGTATGATGGCAGAGACACaacagaggagaggggagaagTTCATGAGAAATTAACCAGGAAGGCCCTAAAAGATGCCTTGTAAGACTATCACAATGAGAAAGAATGAGACAAGAATTACCAACTTTATTCACAGTTAGTGGAACTTTAAACACACCCTTCTTTTGAACTCTGGATTTTTCGTGGACTTTAGTAAGAAAGACATGCTGGTAATCAACTTGGGTGGTGCTTTTTGGAGCACATCCAAAGTTACAAGAGCAGAAGTTTAGGGACTTAAACTGAAAACATCACTACGCcaacaaaccttttttttttttttttcattccacaCAATTTAGCTTTCTACCTACATAATCAACCTAACTAACCCAATGTTACTTCCATGGCTACTAGCACAACCACTACATGAAAGAAGCAGAAGACttctattttcaaaaaatgctgTAACGTTACTCATAGATACAACAATGACTCCGACAGGGCCAGATCTTTTAATACTCCCAAAATATGAATCACGATCTCATACAACCACTGAGTCTTGGGTGGTAAATGTAATTATCGCTGCCACACACACAGCGCTGTGATCCTAGTCAGCAGTGACAGAGCATCTCCTCCTCTCTAACGTGCCATGCAAGCATGTTGATTTCAGAGGAGGAGCttgaaaaaaaagggggaggaGGTCTGATATTTTTTGTCTCAATAAGTCTCAAAGCAAGTAAGTAGTAGTTAGATTTCTGAGTTTACTTTTAgaagtgttgtttttgttttgcagaattATTAACAGGCTCTACCAAGGGCCCATTTTCTAATGGTTTGATCCATATTCTTGAAAGTTAGTGTATGGATGTGGCCCAGTGGCCTAATGGATAAGGCATCAGCCTCCGGAACTGGGGATTGTGGGTTCAAGTCCCACCTGGGTCATTCGACTTTTCACAGACATCAATATGTATAGCTGCATATCCCTCTTTGACAAATCAGGTTACTGTATGGCTTTCAATCTGACATGCAAACATATCCCAAACTTTAAAAGTGCTGCAATTTGGACTAGTGGGGCTGACCATGCACCCTGACCCCAGCTTCCTAACAAGCAGGGATATGTGAAGACTTAATTTGCTGTGCTCTGTGCAATGACAATCGAAATCTTAGGTGTGTTGTGTTCTTGTTTTCAAATGTAGATATGTGTAATATGTTTTGAATGTGTGGAAAGTTTTGAACATGAGCAGAAATCTGAAACACATATGAGCTTCTAGGGTTTAGAAACTCATCAGACATAGTTCATTTATCATTGAAAAGGTGCGTCATGCACATCTAAAGAGGTTACTTCCACAaacaaatgacaagaaagaaaTCAGAATAGTACATCCTGCCTATATTATGTGTGTTGACTCAGCAGGGATGATTCAGGCATATTCAAtgagaaaaactgagctctgggagaataaacatttaagatcAATACAGAATGCCTCAGAGCTTTATTGCATTACAGGCCATTATGCTTGGATTTGTCACCTGGTGCCTGAATATTGTGTTTGTCTTTACATGAATAAACAAATTGCCaccataaattgatgcagaaaagtcCTAAATTGGTTCGTGAAAATGCATCACAAAGCATGAAATGAAGTGTTTGATGCTCAAGATTTTCTCAAGACTACCCACTTAAGAGTGCCCCCCAATGTAGAAAGAAAACCTATGCAGTTGGATTACACTATGC
Encoded here:
- the timm21 gene encoding mitochondrial import inner membrane translocase subunit Tim21-like — translated: MAYTQILKVLHRSLQHTATQLSVHKCKLAQINGVIHPNRTVSTVSRLAFHRGPEAPLSVVSCFIQAHRRSFSLDFTARNKSSPEDRDKSVSTYQSGSPKPSATQKVKEAGRDFTYLIVVLIGLGVTGGLLYVVFQELFSSTSPNKVYGKAFDKVKSHPEVIGAFGEPIKCYGETTRRGRRQQVSHLEYLKDGLKHMRLKFYIEGSEPGLKGTVHSESKENPETGKYEFRYIFVEIDTYPRRNIIVEDNR